The following proteins are encoded in a genomic region of Magallana gigas chromosome 1, xbMagGiga1.1, whole genome shotgun sequence:
- the LOC105322716 gene encoding uncharacterized protein, protein MLRAYILLASVVTTLALHGKDTSVCNGDPVSSVPNKPRPNVTNTFSAHVQCVIMNKNRTTDIHEWFDESLNEGRVRQLQEGIQLDAWYSYNTNEFIAYVPGGGCMVQQLSSSSQRFLIGYNSGNGGKIYSAAQSLHMSGNGINEVYMGLSNVRGIAVDVWQSCQYWQSMDATMIVKWYFTASNPEWDTALGVTVPVAARVTGVIYDPNGTRRPFDHWYELIHYRQTVHGASVFETPAGLQCPGRKNVKNLPTMPPAFSFMSEYIDKTRKIVSFMKEYYSFTEKMVMYYQRPLPSDNSPYGVNDLREIHDFNTGVAYIIDTMYGNCTVQSIQQTFDTRYVDKNHLRIRNAREFFYFDVINYTYEGVKTVRNIDCDSWVGVRANWPTPGVNSTWQWYFATNQWVEVNTGAAQGGTPVQLVIDAPAAAYHNEYNLYNFNVHTPDILKFDVGLCYVNRNRRKFQLTFSGDYKSAVDGNLETFKYNILKSLVSTLSVSAIRISNLNVYYSPTDIIVTFEILDVAPVVGDVKNVVKETPLDVAANTLQTKVKSSQFAIALDKKVFPNIPAMVPIKNSFTETTYINNNGQTAASQTGYSPGAMAAVGITLPVVGGALGGVFAYFFFK, encoded by the exons ATGTTGCGAGCATACATCTTGTTGGCGTCTGTTGTAACGACCCTGGCCCTCCACGGGAAGGACACCAGTGTCTGTAATGGGGACCCGGTGTCTTCAG TCCCTAACAAACCACGCCCTAATGTGACCAATACATTCTCCGCCCACGTCCAGTGCGTCATCATGAACAAGAACCGGACGACGGACATCCACGAGTGGTTCGACGAATCGCTGAACGAGGGGCGTGTCAGGCAGCTACAGGAGGGGATCCAACTAGACGCCTGGTACAGTTATAACACCAACGAGTTCATCGCCTACGTTCCTGGAGGGG GCTGTATGGTACAACAGCTGAGTTCTTCCAGCCAGCGATTCTTGATTGGTTACAACTCTGGAAATGGCGGGAAAATATACTCCGCGGCTCAGTCACTCCACATGTCCGGGAATGGTATCAACGAGGTGTACATGGGCCTCAGTAACGTGAGGGGGATCGCCGTGGACGTGTGGCAAAGCTGTCAGTACTGGCAGAGTATGGACGCCACTATGATTGTCAAGTGGTACTTCACAG CGTCTAACCCTGAGTGGGACACTGCCCTTGGAGTGACGGTTCCTGTAGCTGCTCGGGTAACTGGTGTCATATACGACCCTAACGGTACACGCCGACCGTTCGATCATTGGTACGAGCTGATTCACTACAGGCAGACAGTCCACGGTGCCTCAGTATTCGAG ACTCCGGCTGGATTGCAATGTCCAGGACGAAAGAATGTAAAGAACCTTCCCACAATGCCCCCGGCATTTAGTTTTATGTCAGAGTACATAGACAAGACAAGGAAAATTGTCTCGTTCATGAAG GAGTACTATTCCTTTACTGAGAAAATGGTGATGTATTACCAGCGCCCCCTACCGTCAGACAACAGTCCGTACGGAGTCAACGACCTGAGAGAAATCCACGACTTTAACACGG GCGTGGCTTATATAATTGACACGATGTACGGGAACTGCACGGTCCAGTCCATACAGCAGACATTCGACACCCGGTATGTGGACAAGAACCATCTCAGGATCAGAAACGCCAGGGAATTCTTCTACTTTGACGTCATAAACTACACGTACGAGGGCGTG aAAACGGTCCGGAACATCGACTGTGACAGTTGGGTCGGTGTGCGGGCCAACTGGCCCACCCCCGGGGTCAACTCTACCTGGCAATGGTACTTTGCAACC AACCAGTGGGTGGAGGTCAACACAGGAGCCGCCCAGGGTGGTACCCCCGTACAGCTGGTGATCGATGCCCCCGCG GCCGCTTACCACAATGAATACAACTTGTACAACTTTAATGTCCATACCCCGGATATACTTAAGTTTGATGTTGGTCTTTGCTACGTCAATAGAAATAGGAGGAAATTCCAACTTACTTTCTCTG GTGATTACAAGTCTGCAGTAGACGGTAATTTAGAGACGTTTAAATACAACATACTAAAGAGTTTAGTTTCCACACTCAGTGTTTCCGCAATAAGGATATCAAACCTAAAC GTGTATTACAGTCCCACAGACATCATTGTTACATTTGAAATCCTGGACGTGGCACCAGTTGTGGGTGATGTCAAAAACGTTGTCAAGGAAACCCCGCTAGATGTCGCAGCAAACACTCTGCAGACAAAAGTGAAGAGTTCCCAGTTTGCTATTGCTCTTGATAAAAAAGTGTTCCCAAAT ATTCCTGCCATGGTGCCAATAAAGAACTCCTTTACAGAGACGACTTATATTAACAACAACGGACAGACGGCAGCTTCACAGACAGGGTACAGCCCAG GTGCCATGGCGGCAGTCGGGATTACACTTCCGGTTGTTGGCGGGGCTTTGGGTGGAGTGTTTGcatacttcttttttaaataa